The following proteins are encoded in a genomic region of Archangium lipolyticum:
- a CDS encoding pyridoxal phosphate-dependent aminotransferase, translated as MEPLRSFFMEDYLEGSRFTARYNLGESGARPRTVGELLAGSGVGPQQAADTFLSTLLRDSPNWGRADLRDLVAAMHPGATRDNVLITTGTSEALLLLFRQLRPKKVALAWPAFQLLYELPMQQGAEIVRLPLRWDERGVPSVDADAWLERLERERPDVVIINNPHNPSGLVLEPELLERVSRWTERSGATLVGDEHYRFLSSETEVLGSTVYRAGTRSFVTGSFIKCLGCPGLRIGWCVGDTAMLAGMQNEKNYTTHTVNPVTEWISYEVLKDLHSPALRQAREECLSNRRILAAFLERSRGVYGVAPTGGLVTCIGVRGVAGPKELEAKFQALGEAGVFVLPLSSMEHGDPAGTHPLERGHGFRLGLGMHPERFPEALEAIERVTTR; from the coding sequence ATGGAACCCCTTCGCTCGTTCTTCATGGAGGACTACCTCGAGGGCTCGCGCTTCACCGCGCGCTACAACCTCGGGGAGTCCGGTGCCCGGCCCCGCACGGTGGGCGAGCTGCTCGCCGGCTCCGGCGTCGGCCCCCAGCAGGCCGCCGACACGTTCCTCTCCACCCTGCTGCGTGACAGCCCCAACTGGGGCCGCGCCGACCTGAGGGACCTGGTGGCCGCCATGCATCCCGGCGCCACGCGCGACAACGTCCTCATCACCACTGGCACCAGCGAGGCCCTGCTGCTCCTCTTCCGCCAGCTCCGCCCGAAGAAGGTGGCCCTCGCCTGGCCCGCCTTCCAGCTCCTCTACGAGCTGCCCATGCAGCAGGGCGCGGAGATCGTCCGCCTTCCCCTGCGCTGGGACGAGCGGGGCGTGCCCTCCGTGGACGCCGACGCGTGGTTGGAGCGGCTCGAGCGCGAGCGCCCGGACGTGGTCATCATCAACAACCCCCACAACCCGAGCGGCCTGGTGTTGGAGCCGGAGCTGCTGGAGCGCGTCTCCCGCTGGACGGAGCGTTCCGGTGCCACGCTGGTGGGCGACGAGCACTACCGCTTCCTCTCCTCCGAGACGGAGGTGCTGGGGTCCACGGTGTACCGCGCGGGCACCCGGAGCTTCGTCACCGGCTCCTTCATCAAGTGCCTGGGCTGCCCGGGCCTTCGCATCGGCTGGTGCGTGGGTGACACGGCCATGCTGGCGGGCATGCAGAACGAGAAGAACTACACCACGCACACCGTGAACCCGGTCACCGAGTGGATCTCCTACGAGGTCCTCAAGGACCTGCACAGTCCCGCCCTGCGCCAGGCGCGCGAGGAGTGTTTGAGCAACCGGCGCATCCTCGCCGCCTTCCTGGAGCGCTCGCGGGGCGTGTATGGCGTGGCCCCCACGGGCGGACTCGTCACCTGCATCGGTGTGCGCGGCGTGGCCGGTCCGAAGGAGCTCGAGGCGAAGTTCCAGGCGCTCGGCGAGGCCGGGGTGTTCGTCCTGCCGCTCAGCTCCATGGAGCACGGCGACCCCGCGGGCACCCATCCGCTGGAGCGCGGTCACGGCTTCCGGCTGGGCCTGGGCATGCACCCGGAGCGTTTCCCCGAGGCCCTGGAGGCCATCGAGCGCGTCACCACCCGCTGA